A window of the Streptomyces griseochromogenes genome harbors these coding sequences:
- the mug gene encoding G/U mismatch-specific DNA glycosylase, giving the protein MTRFTQAELEAARDRLVPDVVADGLHVLFCGINPGLMTAATGHHFARPGNRFWPVLHLSGFTPRLMKPVEQRELLSYGLGITNVVARATARADELTTEEYVEGGRLLTAKVTRRRPRWLAVVGVTAYRAAFGDRKAQVGPQERTVGETRVWVLPNPSGLNAHWTAATMAEEFARLREAAQA; this is encoded by the coding sequence GCCCGCGACCGCCTCGTCCCCGACGTGGTCGCGGACGGTCTCCATGTGCTGTTCTGCGGCATCAACCCGGGTCTGATGACGGCCGCCACGGGCCATCACTTCGCCCGCCCCGGCAACCGCTTCTGGCCGGTGCTGCACCTGTCCGGCTTCACCCCGCGGCTCATGAAGCCGGTGGAGCAGCGCGAACTGCTGTCGTACGGGCTGGGCATCACCAATGTGGTGGCCCGGGCGACCGCGCGGGCCGACGAACTCACCACGGAGGAGTACGTCGAGGGCGGGCGACTGCTGACGGCCAAGGTGACGCGACGGCGGCCGAGATGGCTGGCCGTGGTGGGGGTGACCGCGTACCGGGCCGCCTTCGGGGACCGCAAGGCTCAAGTGGGGCCGCAGGAGCGGACCGTCGGCGAGACGCGAGTGTGGGTACTGCCCAATCCCAGTGGGCTGAACGCGCACTGGACGGCGGCGACGATGGCAGAGGAGTTCGCGCGGCTGCGCGAGGCCGCGCAGGCCTGA
- a CDS encoding ABC transporter permease: MLFVPALHAEWIKIRTLRSLVGALAAILVTTAAFSALAAAGADGKDPLYSAFFGVGLGQIAAVAFGTTAVSSEFRGGALRLTLAAVPDRLRWFAAKATAVALPALAVGLLTGAVTLLVGKAVLGASGPSWAEGLRGAVACGLHLTLMALFAAGLAAVLRSGVATLSVLIPFLLIVSFVVGDLSGGVADFLPDRAGQVALHSTWDGALGPWTGLAVTALWTAAALGAGAWSVRRRDA; this comes from the coding sequence ATGTTGTTCGTACCCGCCCTGCACGCCGAGTGGATCAAGATCCGGACACTGCGCTCGCTCGTCGGCGCCCTGGCCGCGATCCTCGTCACCACCGCCGCGTTCTCCGCGCTGGCCGCCGCCGGCGCCGACGGCAAGGACCCGCTGTACTCGGCGTTCTTCGGCGTCGGCCTCGGGCAGATCGCCGCGGTCGCGTTCGGTACGACCGCCGTGTCGTCGGAGTTCCGCGGCGGCGCGCTGCGGCTGACGCTGGCCGCCGTGCCCGACCGGCTGCGATGGTTCGCCGCGAAGGCCACGGCCGTCGCCCTGCCCGCGCTCGCCGTCGGCCTGCTCACGGGGGCGGTGACCCTGCTGGTGGGCAAGGCCGTCCTCGGCGCGTCCGGCCCGTCCTGGGCCGAGGGACTGCGCGGCGCCGTCGCCTGCGGCCTCCACCTCACGCTGATGGCGCTGTTCGCCGCCGGCCTCGCGGCCGTACTGCGCAGCGGAGTGGCGACCCTCTCCGTCCTGATCCCGTTCCTGCTGATCGTGTCCTTCGTCGTCGGTGATCTGTCCGGGGGAGTCGCCGACTTCCTGCCCGACCGGGCCGGCCAGGTGGCCCTGCACAGTACCTGGGACGGCGCGCTCGGCCCGTGGACCGGGCTCGCGGTGACCGCGCTGTGGACGGCGGCGGCGCTGGGCGCGGGAGCCTGGAGCGTCCGCCGCAGGGATGCTTGA
- a CDS encoding ATP-binding cassette domain-containing protein has protein sequence MTSIDVRDLTKEYGTRRAVDHLTFSVRPGRVTGFLGPNGAGKSTTMRLVLGLDRPTSGTATLGGRPYGELPEPLRRVGALLDARAAHGSRTARDHLRALAASNRIPLRRVDAILEETGLAAVAGRRVKTYSLGMRQRLGIAAALLGDPEAILLDEPANGLDPEGIVWIRTLLRRLAAEGRTVLVSSHLMNETAVFADHLVILGRGRLLADTPVRDFIHARVRPFVRIRTTDAAALGDLLARHGHDASRDEDGTWTVRHARVDDLGRLMSEAGVPVLELAAQEATLEQAYLDLTAAEAEFTAQPQEA, from the coding sequence ATGACCAGCATCGACGTACGAGACCTCACCAAGGAGTACGGCACCCGGCGGGCCGTGGACCACCTCACCTTCAGCGTCCGCCCCGGCCGTGTCACCGGCTTCCTCGGCCCCAACGGCGCCGGAAAGTCCACCACCATGCGGCTCGTCCTCGGCCTGGACCGGCCGACCTCCGGCACCGCCACCCTCGGCGGCCGCCCGTACGGCGAACTCCCTGAGCCACTGCGCAGGGTGGGCGCCCTGCTGGACGCGCGGGCCGCGCACGGCTCGCGCACCGCGCGCGATCATCTGCGGGCCCTGGCGGCGAGCAACCGCATCCCGCTCCGTCGGGTCGACGCCATCCTGGAGGAGACCGGGCTGGCCGCCGTGGCCGGGCGCCGGGTGAAGACGTACTCCCTCGGCATGCGCCAGCGGCTCGGCATCGCCGCCGCGCTCCTCGGCGACCCCGAGGCGATCCTGCTGGACGAACCCGCCAACGGCCTGGACCCCGAAGGCATCGTCTGGATCCGCACGCTGCTGCGCCGGCTCGCGGCCGAGGGCCGTACGGTCCTGGTCTCCAGCCATCTGATGAACGAGACCGCCGTCTTCGCGGACCACCTCGTGATCCTCGGCCGCGGCCGCCTGCTCGCCGACACCCCCGTGCGGGACTTCATCCACGCGCGCGTGCGGCCCTTTGTCAGGATCCGCACCACCGACGCCGCCGCACTCGGCGACCTGCTCGCCCGCCACGGCCACGACGCCTCCCGGGACGAGGACGGGACGTGGACCGTACGGCACGCACGCGTGGACGACCTCGGCCGCCTCATGTCGGAGGCGGGCGTGCCCGTACTGGAACTGGCCGCCCAGGAAGCCACCTTGGAACAGGCCTACCTCGATCTGACCGCGGCCGAGGCCGAGTTCACCGCCCAGCCCCAGGAGGCCTGA
- a CDS encoding sensor histidine kinase codes for MARFLRPLLRGTTYTRLLHLWVPMLIVSVWLYIDPWDPWVPALVLVPVGLVPAVRMGEGVQARLLLTPGEEEPGISVTPSATWRDRLRTVLWLELRMLLGAAAVFATVWLPVLTYELARCGWGHTPSGVPLLDQLPAHRAYALLVPLPPLALYGAVVGLGALVTAGARRLLGPSAAERLAALEERTEQLLERTRIARELHDSIGHALTVAVVQAGAARAAGDPAFTDRALEAIEDTGRAALADLERVLGVLRESERPVSARPTLADADRLLDSARASGAEVDAEVAGSVEAVPGPVSREGYRILQEALTNVLRHAGPVRVRVRVSVAGGRLALDVRNPLPAALPGPGRGSGLRGIRERAALLGGSARTGPHEGDWQVRAELPLG; via the coding sequence ATGGCCCGCTTCCTGCGCCCGCTGCTGCGCGGGACGACGTACACACGCCTGCTGCACCTGTGGGTGCCCATGCTGATCGTCAGCGTGTGGCTCTACATCGACCCGTGGGATCCCTGGGTGCCCGCGCTCGTGCTCGTCCCGGTCGGACTCGTGCCCGCCGTCCGGATGGGCGAGGGCGTTCAGGCGCGGCTGCTGCTGACGCCCGGCGAGGAGGAGCCGGGCATCTCCGTGACGCCGTCGGCGACTTGGCGGGACCGGCTGCGCACCGTTCTGTGGCTGGAGCTGCGGATGCTCCTCGGTGCGGCGGCCGTGTTCGCCACGGTGTGGCTGCCGGTCCTCACCTACGAACTGGCGAGGTGCGGGTGGGGGCACACACCGTCCGGTGTTCCACTGCTGGACCAGCTGCCGGCGCACCGGGCGTACGCCCTGCTGGTGCCGCTTCCGCCGCTCGCCCTGTACGGGGCCGTCGTCGGGCTCGGCGCGCTGGTCACCGCCGGCGCGCGCCGGCTCCTCGGGCCGTCCGCCGCGGAACGGCTGGCCGCCCTGGAGGAGCGCACCGAGCAACTGCTCGAACGCACCCGCATCGCACGGGAGTTGCACGACTCCATCGGGCATGCCCTGACGGTGGCGGTGGTGCAGGCGGGCGCGGCGCGGGCGGCGGGGGATCCCGCGTTCACCGACCGGGCGCTGGAGGCCATCGAGGACACCGGCCGGGCCGCCCTCGCGGACCTGGAGCGCGTTCTCGGAGTGCTGCGCGAGTCGGAGCGGCCGGTGAGCGCCCGGCCCACGCTGGCCGACGCCGACCGCCTCCTGGACTCCGCGCGCGCGTCCGGCGCCGAGGTGGATGCCGAGGTGGCAGGGTCCGTCGAGGCGGTGCCGGGGCCCGTCTCGCGGGAGGGGTACCGCATCCTCCAGGAGGCACTGACCAATGTGCTGCGGCACGCGGGGCCCGTACGCGTGCGTGTCCGGGTGTCCGTGGCCGGCGGCAGGCTCGCCCTGGACGTCCGCAATCCGCTTCCGGCGGCGCTGCCCGGGCCGGGCAGGGGGAGCGGGCTGCGGGGCATACGGGAGCGGGCGGCGCTGCTCGGGGGTAGTGCCCGCACCGGTCCGCACGAGGGCGACTGGCAGGTGCGGGCGGAGCTGCCGCTCGGTTGA
- a CDS encoding response regulator, whose amino-acid sequence MPVTVLLVDDEPLVRAGLRAVLEAQPDIEVVGEAADGAAVIPLVRRLRPDVVAMDVRMPLMDGIEATRAVLRTVDAPPRILVVTTFEDDEFVYEALRAGADGFLLKRARPAEIVHAVRLVAEGESLLFPASVRRLAARYGDGDRAARAPLSGAGLTEREAEVLRLMARGLSNAEIAARLVVGTETVKSHVSAVLAKLGARDRTQAVIAAYESGFVAPG is encoded by the coding sequence ATGCCGGTCACCGTTCTCCTCGTCGACGACGAACCCCTGGTCCGTGCGGGCCTCCGGGCCGTGCTGGAGGCGCAGCCCGACATCGAGGTGGTGGGTGAGGCGGCCGACGGCGCGGCGGTCATCCCGCTGGTGCGCCGGCTGCGGCCGGACGTGGTCGCGATGGATGTGCGCATGCCGCTGATGGACGGGATCGAGGCCACGCGCGCGGTGCTGCGCACCGTCGACGCGCCACCCAGGATCCTCGTGGTGACCACGTTCGAGGACGACGAGTTCGTGTACGAGGCGCTGCGCGCGGGTGCCGACGGGTTCCTGCTGAAGCGGGCCCGGCCGGCCGAGATCGTCCACGCGGTGCGGCTGGTGGCCGAGGGAGAGTCTCTGCTGTTCCCCGCGTCCGTACGCCGGCTCGCCGCCCGGTACGGCGACGGCGACCGCGCGGCCCGTGCCCCGCTGTCCGGGGCCGGGCTGACGGAGCGGGAGGCGGAGGTGCTGCGGCTCATGGCGCGGGGGCTGTCGAACGCGGAGATCGCCGCACGGCTGGTCGTCGGGACGGAGACGGTGAAGTCGCACGTGAGTGCCGTGCTGGCCAAACTGGGGGCGCGCGACCGCACCCAGGCGGTGATCGCCGCCTACGAGTCGGGATTCGTCGCGCCGGGCTGA